The following proteins are co-located in the Acidobacteriota bacterium genome:
- a CDS encoding flagellar hook-length control protein FliK, translating to MSQMLPAAAPARAASAPAPPRAAHGQTGTAGSFDAIVGALAGAAGDEHSGGPAQMDAGTPAATEAGVPPADDASSIDPAQNVPAFSAFLPFVQPADAAGWAAAFAAIAGGAPEEDAKAEGQTGIGRANDPTGADDDSSRAASAALDAAPHDQGVPVWLAPAAPAAPPPAASDGSSSDSATSGRSAMPDPAMTPGKSTPAATAHEPNVAHGAAPAALAPAAAAGQAPSSEMDPAAAARDAGPTGGAVPPRGDEYTPSAPDTAATETGQQPDPAASAQQARATARATRSTAANAALAEGDRSGQAKSASRAEALLSRVEHAAGTRGPAHAVVASAGLLSHGMASAPAVAAAAVATASSAPLPGGGTLPETTIADLVQSIRLRTLQGGGEAHIRLEPQHFGEVTISVRVEDGQVVARVVAESTAVRDWLQSNQGWLRTQLAEQQLTLDRLDVREPADAQETGSGPDGRRHQDDQRRQRRARQADTGARFEVVA from the coding sequence GTGAGCCAGATGCTCCCCGCGGCCGCGCCCGCGCGCGCGGCGAGCGCGCCGGCGCCGCCGCGCGCCGCGCACGGCCAGACCGGCACGGCCGGCAGCTTCGACGCCATCGTCGGCGCGCTAGCCGGCGCGGCCGGCGACGAACACTCCGGTGGGCCGGCACAGATGGACGCCGGCACGCCCGCGGCGACCGAGGCCGGCGTGCCGCCGGCCGACGACGCCTCCTCGATCGATCCCGCCCAGAACGTGCCCGCCTTCAGCGCCTTCCTCCCGTTCGTCCAGCCGGCCGATGCGGCCGGCTGGGCGGCGGCCTTCGCCGCCATCGCGGGCGGCGCGCCGGAGGAGGACGCGAAGGCCGAAGGGCAGACCGGAATCGGCCGCGCCAACGATCCAACGGGAGCGGATGACGACAGTTCACGGGCCGCCAGCGCGGCACTCGATGCGGCGCCGCATGACCAGGGCGTGCCCGTCTGGCTCGCACCGGCCGCGCCAGCCGCGCCGCCACCGGCGGCGTCCGACGGATCCTCGTCGGATTCCGCGACGAGCGGCCGCAGCGCGATGCCGGATCCGGCGATGACGCCCGGCAAGAGCACGCCCGCGGCCACGGCGCATGAACCGAACGTTGCTCACGGTGCGGCGCCGGCGGCGCTGGCGCCGGCGGCGGCGGCCGGCCAGGCGCCGTCGTCGGAGATGGATCCCGCCGCGGCTGCGAGAGACGCGGGCCCGACCGGCGGCGCCGTGCCGCCACGCGGCGATGAGTACACGCCGTCCGCGCCCGACACCGCTGCAACGGAAACCGGACAACAGCCGGATCCCGCGGCGTCCGCTCAGCAGGCGCGTGCAACGGCGCGCGCGACGCGGTCCACCGCGGCGAACGCCGCGCTCGCGGAAGGCGATCGGAGCGGCCAGGCGAAGAGCGCATCCCGAGCGGAGGCGTTGCTCTCCCGCGTCGAGCATGCCGCCGGCACGAGAGGACCCGCGCACGCTGTCGTCGCATCGGCCGGGCTGCTGTCTCACGGCATGGCGTCCGCGCCAGCCGTCGCGGCGGCGGCCGTCGCAACGGCGTCGTCCGCGCCGCTGCCGGGTGGAGGCACCTTGCCGGAGACGACGATCGCCGATCTCGTCCAGTCGATTCGGCTTCGCACGCTGCAGGGTGGCGGCGAGGCGCACATCCGGCTGGAGCCGCAGCACTTCGGCGAAGTGACGATCTCGGTTCGCGTGGAAGACGGTCAGGTCGTCGCGCGCGTCGTCGCCGAGTCGACGGCCGTGCGCGACTGGCTGCAGAGCAACCAGGGCTGGCTGCGCACGCAGCTCGCCGAGCAGCAGCTCACGCTCGATCGTCTCGACGTCCGTGAGCCCGCCGATGCCCAGGAGACCGGCAGCGGCCCCGACGGCCGCCGTCATCAGGACGACCAACGGCGCCAGCGTCGCGCGCGGCAGGCCGACACCGGCGCGCGGTTCGAGGTCGTCGCGTAG
- a CDS encoding flagellar basal body-associated FliL family protein, producing MADAAETPAAPAPKKKSGWMLKAMIAVLVLGGIGGGAAWYFLRGGAAEAKAKPEPPLAERGLVTFEPFLVNLADQGANRFLKANVQLVVESAEEAKHVEETPVLASHLRSAILELLTQQTATSLVTAEGKESLKRALKERTGPVLGDGKVLDVLFAEFVVQF from the coding sequence ATGGCTGACGCGGCAGAGACCCCGGCGGCGCCCGCGCCGAAGAAGAAGTCGGGCTGGATGCTCAAGGCGATGATCGCCGTGCTGGTGCTCGGCGGCATCGGCGGCGGCGCCGCCTGGTACTTCCTGCGCGGCGGCGCGGCGGAGGCCAAGGCCAAGCCCGAGCCGCCGCTCGCCGAGCGCGGCCTCGTCACGTTCGAGCCGTTCCTCGTGAACCTCGCCGATCAGGGCGCCAACCGCTTCCTCAAGGCGAACGTGCAGCTCGTCGTCGAATCGGCCGAAGAGGCCAAGCACGTCGAGGAGACGCCGGTGCTCGCGAGCCACCTGCGATCCGCGATTCTCGAGCTGCTCACGCAGCAGACGGCCACGAGCCTCGTGACGGCCGAGGGCAAGGAGTCGCTCAAGCGCGCGCTCAAGGAACGGACCGGCCCCGTGCTCGGGGACGGGAAGGTGCTCGATGTCCTCTTCGCCGAATTCGTCGTCCAGTTCTGA
- a CDS encoding FliM/FliN family flagellar motor switch protein has product MDVPCPVDFVLGTTTVKVRECAQFEPGTVLRLREAAGSDLEVRVAGVAIATGEVVIVDENVGLRVGRILAPGRLGDL; this is encoded by the coding sequence ATGGACGTGCCGTGCCCCGTGGACTTCGTGCTCGGCACGACGACGGTGAAGGTGCGCGAGTGCGCGCAGTTCGAGCCCGGCACCGTGCTGCGGCTGCGTGAAGCCGCCGGATCCGATCTCGAGGTGCGGGTGGCCGGCGTCGCGATCGCCACCGGCGAGGTCGTGATCGTCGACGAGAACGTCGGCTTGCGCGTCGGCCGCATCCTGGCGCCGGGCCGGTTGGGGGATCTGTGA
- a CDS encoding flagellar biosynthetic protein FliO has translation MIGLLIAQADVVGSATPDLLPSLWRMLIALAVVLSLLGGLAWLMRRGLGKKRAATGFGIESALPLGDRRSLVVVTVEGRRLLLGLAPNHVSLVTELGASRPFDAAVSRALGREGTA, from the coding sequence GTGATCGGCCTGCTCATCGCGCAGGCGGACGTCGTCGGATCGGCCACGCCGGATCTGCTGCCGTCGCTCTGGCGGATGTTGATTGCGCTCGCGGTCGTCCTGTCGCTGCTCGGCGGTCTGGCCTGGCTGATGCGCCGCGGGCTCGGCAAGAAGCGCGCGGCGACCGGCTTCGGCATCGAGTCGGCGCTGCCGCTCGGCGATCGCCGGTCGCTCGTCGTCGTCACGGTCGAGGGCCGGCGGCTGCTCCTCGGGCTGGCGCCGAATCACGTCTCGCTCGTGACCGAGCTCGGCGCGTCGCGGCCGTTCGACGCGGCCGTGTCGCGCGCGCTCGGCCGGGAGGGCACGGCATGA
- the fliP gene encoding flagellar type III secretion system pore protein FliP (The bacterial flagellar biogenesis protein FliP forms a type III secretion system (T3SS)-type pore required for flagellar assembly.), whose protein sequence is MSRRLLAAWIGVSALVLLPSLAGAQAAARAAAAAPAQNLSLQVNGLGAVSAPLQIVVLLTLLSFVPAALVMMTSFTRIAIVFHFLRQAIGTQEMPSNQMVIGLTLFLTAFIMAPTASRIHEAAIAPAIDGSIDLTTAMERGAPPLRDFMLKQTRQADLALFLDLARLPRPERPVDLPMRVVIPAFAISELKTGFQMGFFLFVPFLLVDLVVSTTLLSMGMLQLPPMMISLPFKVLLFVMIDGWNLLVGSLVRSFL, encoded by the coding sequence ATGAGCCGGCGGCTCCTCGCCGCGTGGATCGGCGTGAGCGCGCTGGTACTGCTGCCGAGCCTCGCCGGCGCGCAGGCCGCCGCGCGGGCCGCGGCGGCGGCGCCGGCGCAGAACCTGTCGCTGCAGGTCAACGGGCTGGGCGCCGTGTCGGCGCCGCTGCAGATCGTGGTGCTGCTGACGCTGCTGAGCTTCGTGCCCGCGGCGCTCGTCATGATGACCTCGTTCACGCGCATCGCGATCGTCTTCCACTTCCTCCGTCAGGCGATCGGCACGCAGGAGATGCCGTCGAACCAGATGGTGATCGGCCTCACGCTGTTCCTCACCGCGTTCATCATGGCGCCCACGGCCTCGCGGATTCACGAGGCCGCGATCGCGCCGGCGATCGACGGCAGCATCGACCTCACGACGGCGATGGAGCGCGGCGCGCCGCCGCTGCGCGACTTCATGCTCAAGCAGACGCGCCAGGCGGACCTCGCGCTCTTCCTGGATCTCGCGCGGCTGCCCCGGCCGGAGCGGCCGGTCGATCTGCCGATGCGGGTGGTGATCCCTGCGTTCGCGATCTCGGAGCTCAAGACCGGCTTCCAGATGGGCTTCTTCCTGTTCGTGCCGTTCCTGCTCGTCGACCTCGTCGTGTCCACGACGCTCTTGTCGATGGGCATGCTGCAACTGCCGCCCATGATGATCTCGCTCCCGTTCAAGGTGCTGCTGTTCGTGATGATCGACGGCTGGAACCTGCTCGTGGGATCGCTCGTGCGGAGCTTTCTCTGA
- a CDS encoding flagellar biosynthetic protein FliQ has translation MSEALVLSVVREAIQTALVISLPMLVVGLIVGVLVSVLQTVTSIQDNILAFIPRAAAIFVVFGLTFPWMLRVVTGFAGALIRRLPELVR, from the coding sequence ATGTCTGAAGCGCTCGTCCTGTCCGTCGTGCGTGAAGCGATCCAGACCGCGCTCGTCATCTCGCTGCCGATGCTCGTCGTCGGGCTCATCGTCGGCGTGCTCGTCAGCGTGCTCCAGACCGTGACGTCGATCCAGGACAACATCCTCGCGTTCATCCCGCGCGCGGCGGCGATCTTCGTCGTGTTCGGCCTCACGTTTCCGTGGATGCTGCGGGTCGTGACCGGCTTCGCCGGCGCGCTGATCCGGCGGCTGCCCGAACTGGTGCGATGA
- a CDS encoding flagellar biosynthetic protein FliR: protein MNPFSAVAAFGLLLVRPGMLVMGTAVLGGPHVPPMVRIGLTVLVALALAPFVAMPVGLALPDLTIVIARELAIGLALGLAIRIVLAAAELAGHFAGYQIGLSMGSLIDPLSGVRNNVLAILYANLSAVICLSLNLHHALFQALGDSYRALPVGIGGVDASLATHVAELVGMVFVLGVRIAMPVVVVLLVVELALGLLGRVAPSLNVVTAGAPVRVVAGLLVLAASLTVLPGLISRHQSSLFQLAASTAAAFR from the coding sequence ATGAACCCGTTCAGCGCGGTGGCCGCGTTCGGGCTGCTGCTCGTGCGGCCGGGCATGCTCGTCATGGGCACGGCCGTGCTCGGCGGGCCGCACGTGCCGCCGATGGTCCGCATCGGCCTCACCGTGCTCGTGGCGCTGGCGCTCGCCCCGTTCGTCGCGATGCCGGTGGGCCTGGCGCTGCCGGACCTGACGATCGTGATCGCGCGGGAGCTCGCCATCGGGCTCGCGCTCGGCCTGGCGATCCGGATCGTGCTCGCGGCCGCGGAGCTCGCCGGTCATTTCGCCGGGTACCAAATCGGCCTCTCGATGGGGTCCTTGATCGATCCGCTGAGCGGCGTCCGCAACAACGTGCTCGCGATCCTCTACGCCAACCTGTCGGCCGTGATCTGCCTCTCGTTGAACCTGCACCACGCGCTCTTCCAGGCGCTCGGCGATTCGTATCGCGCGCTGCCGGTCGGGATCGGCGGGGTCGACGCGTCGCTCGCCACGCACGTCGCGGAGCTCGTCGGCATGGTGTTCGTGCTCGGCGTGCGGATCGCGATGCCGGTGGTCGTCGTGCTGCTCGTGGTCGAGCTCGCGCTCGGCCTGCTGGGCCGCGTGGCGCCGTCGCTCAACGTCGTCACCGCCGGCGCGCCGGTGCGCGTCGTGGCGGGGCTGCTCGTGCTGGCCGCGTCGCTCACCGTGCTGCCCGGGCTCATCTCGCGCCACCAGTCCTCGCTCTTCCAGCTCGCGGCGAGCACCGCCGCGGCCTTCCGGTAG
- the flhB gene encoding flagellar biosynthesis protein FlhB — protein MASQTGERTEKPTPKRRREARERGQVARSRDLSGALSLIAVAMALGWFGVRMIAAVRDRLVSTFAVLSDQAHVTLDAGALSAALWSDLHLVARLAGPPALVAAGASIAASVAQVGFGYAPKALKLNWGAINPANGIRRLAPKQSVPELAKAMLGLSAIGALCYVLVKDFYVRAPMLMAMMPVESGSYAWDLGLRLLWQSGLVLVVLASADYGVQRWQWLSSLKMTRQEVKDEQKLQDGNPEIKARVRRVQREMARRRMLHAVKTATVVVTNPTHFAVALEYRRDRMAAPIVVAKGQDAVAARIRAVAREHGVPIVENVPLARALYKTADIGDAIPADLFGAVAEVLAYLVRLKQLTL, from the coding sequence ATGGCGAGTCAGACCGGCGAGCGCACCGAGAAACCCACACCGAAACGCCGGCGCGAAGCCCGCGAGCGGGGCCAGGTCGCGCGCAGCCGCGATCTGTCCGGCGCGCTCTCGTTGATCGCCGTGGCGATGGCGCTCGGCTGGTTCGGCGTCCGGATGATCGCCGCCGTTCGCGACCGGCTCGTCAGCACGTTCGCCGTGCTGAGCGATCAGGCGCACGTCACGCTCGACGCGGGCGCGCTCTCGGCCGCGCTCTGGAGCGATCTGCACCTCGTGGCCCGCCTGGCCGGTCCGCCCGCGCTCGTCGCGGCCGGCGCGTCGATCGCCGCGAGCGTGGCCCAGGTGGGATTCGGCTACGCGCCGAAGGCGCTGAAGCTCAACTGGGGCGCCATCAACCCGGCCAACGGCATCCGCCGGCTCGCGCCGAAGCAGAGCGTGCCGGAGCTGGCCAAGGCGATGCTCGGCCTCAGCGCGATCGGCGCGCTCTGCTACGTGCTCGTCAAGGACTTCTACGTTCGCGCGCCGATGCTCATGGCGATGATGCCGGTCGAGTCCGGCTCGTACGCCTGGGACCTCGGGCTGCGCCTGCTGTGGCAGTCCGGCCTCGTGCTCGTCGTGCTCGCCAGCGCCGATTACGGCGTGCAGCGGTGGCAATGGCTCTCGTCGCTGAAGATGACGCGGCAGGAAGTCAAGGACGAGCAGAAGCTGCAGGACGGCAACCCCGAGATCAAGGCGCGCGTGCGCCGCGTGCAGCGCGAGATGGCGCGCCGCCGGATGCTGCACGCCGTGAAGACCGCGACGGTCGTCGTCACCAACCCGACCCACTTCGCCGTCGCGCTCGAGTACCGCCGCGACCGGATGGCCGCGCCGATCGTCGTCGCCAAGGGCCAGGACGCCGTCGCGGCGCGCATCCGCGCCGTCGCGCGCGAGCACGGCGTGCCGATCGTCGAGAACGTGCCGCTCGCGCGCGCGCTCTACAAGACCGCCGACATCGGCGACGCGATCCCCGCGGACCTCTTCGGGGCGGTCGCCGAGGTGCTGGCGTATCTCGTCCGCCTCAAACAGTTGACCCTCTAG